A window of Pomacea canaliculata isolate SZHN2017 linkage group LG3, ASM307304v1, whole genome shotgun sequence contains these coding sequences:
- the LOC112559855 gene encoding uncharacterized protein LOC112559855 isoform X2 — protein sequence MKKEDLLVARALYDVLQDMLREEECSPETSAKADLESQEMMRRRKFILGVLKKFLPNAVPSKYLTSSLSAIEVAEKLEGDKTVGTLEEVMKVMHEIVTSVKQSQEEEQPMSTPQPYPAPGDAPSLADVVVQTTQQTALYVREGQVQDHDLRRLSAAFDLDVSEEEPTEVVQTKALECLEQLVVDVRQGKIPRNKLQQAAQHLNKEAVTRSHSQATSLSISTQELLKQAVTGLMEELTDRSQLQDNEEGDKETVVKSRKESLDERTVSKTDVRHPSDNRMELSSSRIYSTTQPPTPAPHIPPLNEEAEVTGDDDEGKRKATASVSETSESRRKKAGKKLYSFSRWTYSGTPVDVPMFLYRTDSDSSSRDLLDSEIVLAQSDSATAHGREDIAETGEKQIRSSCSPTPLQKTAVDESRRLDGPLEAEEQTDEDGQKVASISGLSDTASSTKDSEHHQTSELTAPDSQCPRVESATKTSEKTGEEKSKGHLKEGSVSPLLETASSPLDSEHYIPSKSTEKIGEQTGEGGLQAAPVQVLLDTVSSPLDSDHYMHSKMIGTASEPTLRDTKMSLPDTGFISDGHLPKEMDDSGEIVMRKESILDMLDTVGSPMDSGQPCQPTDTTSESGSNDSVKVKETEDIPETASEAGSHDVSSRQTTTEPQDTGFQTDSQYAEAPVETVSEDDTRNSVSPNLPDDEKQDCNRSAVTSSRTNHLARVETWSRSPSLVPQKVKTTGSLELQKSPAKKYKKLKRRSSRRDNLNKRCEELLLPINKWKTLLDGILPANEESTPTLWSSGSRRSRRTNNPNTKHRKRSASQNAASSLSTKTTLDTSDKQPRPPFHLDDTTEASSGPSPPKGMVGAQKKRTSLRTYNPSSGKLPKVTESNSAPREDRFPHGDESGAHVSRSRLTKALDASTNRSLPLDPCPSSSHQFKTDNITIPQVKKNPSHMSKSRNDARSDSTSSNILTTVTSLPCPPGQQPKDPHLQSLTSSCPSSAHKLQKTAHKQPVREMTAVSQSNSEKKGTGLPYCSKRMSTADIEAWLLEEQNKQEWKGRRVQKETHPTREKLRRPASSSDGPRLQTCAPAARIDDGTSRCKVSSQQQQQRQQHQQEQHLQQKTTPLAKELAPRNTDQYGRPLNLTFARQLGIGASTFKPHPPPPRKFYSPPVEILEDGVHHKPTSKVRLLGVVRGKRRQTGLCPMVRTKVASHLTVAAAS from the exons ATGAAGAAGGAGGATCTGCTGGTGGCTCGCGCTTTATACGACGTCCTACAGGACATGCTTCGTGAGGAAGAATGCTCGCCGGAGACCTCTGCCAAAGCCGACTTGGAGTCGCAAGAGATGATGCGGCGGCGGAAATTTATCCTCGGAGTTCTGAAAAAATTCTTACCCAATGCCGTTCCTTCCAAATATCTCACCTCGTCTCTCTCCGCCATAGAGGTCGCGGAAAAACTGGAGGGCGATAAAACAGTCGGCACACTCGAGGAGGTCATGAAAGTCATGCACGAGATCGTCACCTCCGTGAAGCAGAGCCAGGAAGAGGAGCAGCCGATGTCGACTCCCCAGCCTTACCCTGCCCCCGGGGACGCCCCCAGCCTAGCGGATGTCGTCGTACAGACCACACAGCAGACGGCCCTCTACGTCCGTGAAGGCCAAGTGCAGGACCACGACCTCCGGCGTCTCAGCGCGGCCTTTGACCTCGATGTCAGCGAGGAGGAGCCCACGGAGGTCGTGCAGACTAAGGCGCTGGAGTGTCTGGAGCAGTTGGTCGTCGACGTTCGACAAGGCAAGATTCCGCGCAACAAGCTGCAGCAAGCCGCCCAGCATCTGAACAAGGAGGCAGTAACCAGATCTCATTCCCAGGCCACCTCGCTCAGTATTTCCACGCAGGAACTACTCAAACAG GCGGTAACCGGTCTGATGGAGGAGCTTACAGACAGATCGCAATTACAGGACAATGAGGAGGGAGATAAGGAAACGGTCGTAAAAAGCCGAAAGGAATCGCTGGACGAACGGACCGTTAGCAAGACTGACGTGCGTCACCCCTCCGACAACCGGATGGAGCTGTCCTCCTCCCGCATCTACTCGACAACACAACCCCCTACCCCAGCCCCTCATATCCCCCCGCTGAATGAGGAAGCGGAAGTCACTGGGGATGACGATGAGGGGAAAAGAAAGG CGACTGCCTCTGTCAGTGAAACGTCAGAgtccagaagaaaaaaagctggtAAAAAACTCTATTCCTTCTCTCGCTGGACTTACAGTGGTACTCCCGTGGACGTTCCGATGTTCTTATATCGCACAG ATTCCGACAGCAGCTCGAGGGATTTGCTTGACAGTGAAATCGTCCTCGCACAGTCAGACTCGGCAACAGCCCACGGGAGAGAGGACATCGCGGAGACAGGCGAGAAACAAATCAGAAGCAGTTGCAGTCCAACTCCCCTTCAGAAGACTGCTGTAGACGAGAGTCGGAGGCTCGATGGGCCTCTGGAGGCAGAGGAACAAACTGATGAAGATGGTCAAAAGGTAGCTTCCATCTCTGGCTTATCGGATACTGCCAGTTCTACGAAGGACAGTGAGCACCACCAAACATCAGAACTGACAGCCCCAG ACTCCCAGTGCCCGAGAGTTGAAAGTGCCACGAAGACAAGTGAAAAGACAGGTGAAGAGAAAAGTAAAGGTCATCTGAAAGAAGGTTCAGTCTCTCCCTTATTGGAAACTGCCAGTTCTCCTTTGGACAGTGAACACTACATACCTTCAAAATCGACAG AGAAGATAGGTGAACAAACAGGTGAAGGTGGTCTGCAAGCAGCTCCAGTCCAAGTCTTGTTGGACACTGTCAGTTCTCCGTTGGACAGTGATCACTACATGCATTCAAAAATGATAGGAACAG CATCCGAGCCCACATTGCGCGATACCAAAATGTCCCTGCCAGACACAGGATTCATATCGGATGGCCATTTGCCCAAAGAAATGGACGATTCAGGAGAAATTGTAATGCGAAAAGAGTCAATCCTTGACATGTTGGACACTGTCGGTTCTCCTATGGACAGTGGGCAGCCCTGTCAACCGACAGACACAA CATCAGAGTCCGGCTCGAATGATTCAGTCAAAGTCAAAGAGACCGAGGACATCCCGGAGACAG CATCGGAGGCTGGTTCGCACGATGTCAGCTCGAGACAAACTACCACTGAACCACAAGACACGGGGTTCCAGACAGACAGCCAATATGCCGAGGCCCCCGTGGAGACAG TATCTGAAGACGATACTCGTAACAGCGTCTCCCCCAACCTTCCCGATGACGAGAAGCAGGACTGTAACCGCAGCGCCGTGACGTCCTCGCGCACCAACCACTTGGCGCGTGTGGAGACCTGGTCCAGGTCTCCTTCTCTTGTGCCACAAAAGGTCAAGACCACAGGCTCGCTCGAACTCCAGAAAAGCCCAGCAAA gaAGTACAAGAAGTTAAAGAGAAGATCCTCAAGAAGAGACAACCTAAATAAGCGATGTGAAGAGCTCTTGTTGCCCATCAACAAGTGGAAGACGCTGCTTGACGGCATCCTCCCGGCCAATGAGGAGAGTACCCCCACTCTCTGGTCTTCGGGTTCTCGCCGGAGTCGAAGGACCAATAATCCAAATACGAAACATCGAAAACGCTCTGCTTCCCAG AATGCGGCGTCTTCATTGTCGACCAAGACCACTCTCGATACCTCTGACAAACAGCCACGTCCCCCCTTCCATCTGGACGATACTACGGAGGCTTCGAGTGGTCCTTCTCCGCCGAAGGGCATGGTGGGGGCTCAAAAGAAGAGGACGTCCCTCAGGACCTACAACCCATCCTCAGGCAAACTGCCCAAAGTCACAGAAAGCAATTCCGCGCCACGTGAGGATCGCTTCCCACATGGGGATGAGAGCGGTGCGCATGTAAGTCGCTCTCGGTTGACCAAGGCACTTGATGCCTCCACCAACAGAAGCTTGCCTCTCGACCCTTGCCCTAGCTCGTCCCATCAGTTTAAAACGGATAACATTACGATACCTCAGGTCAAAAAGAACCCCAGTCACATGTCCAAGTCCAGAAATGACGCTCGCAGCGATTCGACATCCTCTAATATCTTGACGACCGTCACTTCTTTGCCCTGTCCGCCTGGGCAGCAGCCCAAGGACCCTCACCTTCAAAGTCTCACATCGTCGTGCCCATCGTCTGCCCATAAACTGCAGAAGACCGCCCACAAACAGCCGGTCCGTGAAATGACTGCCGTGTCGCAATCCAATTCTGAAAAGAAGGGAACCGGACTACCTTACTGTTCCAAGAGGATGAGCACAGCGGACATTGAGGCCTGGTTGCTggaagaacaaaataaacaagaatggAAGGGGAGGAGGGTGCAAAAGGAGACCCACCCAACTCGCGAGAAGCTTCGACGACCTGCCTCTTCCAGCGATGGGCCGCGGCTTCAGACCTGTGCCCCAGCAGCGCGCATAGACGATGGAACCTCTCGCTGCAAGgtcagcagccaacagcagcaacaacgacaacaacatcaGCAAGAACAACACCTTCAGCAGAAGACCACCCCTCTGGCCAAAGAACTAGCTCCGCGAAACACTGATCAGTATGGCCGTCCTCTTAACTTGACCTTCGCTCGCCAACTGGGTATCGGCGCGTCCACCTTCAAACCGCATCCACCACCCCCTCGAAAGTTTTACTCACCTCCAGTTGAGATTCTGGAAGACGGTGTTCACCATAAGCCAACCTCGAAGGTACGGCTTTTGGGCGTGGTCCGGGGCAAGCGCCGGCAGACTGGGTTGTGCCCCATGGTGAGGACAAAGGTCGCGAGTCACCTTACAGTGGCAGCAGCTTCCTAA
- the LOC112559855 gene encoding uncharacterized protein LOC112559855 isoform X1 has translation MKKEDLLVARALYDVLQDMLREEECSPETSAKADLESQEMMRRRKFILGVLKKFLPNAVPSKYLTSSLSAIEVAEKLEGDKTVGTLEEVMKVMHEIVTSVKQSQEEEQPMSTPQPYPAPGDAPSLADVVVQTTQQTALYVREGQVQDHDLRRLSAAFDLDVSEEEPTEVVQTKALECLEQLVVDVRQGKIPRNKLQQAAQHLNKEAVTRSHSQATSLSISTQELLKQAVTGLMEELTDRSQLQDNEEGDKETVVKSRKESLDERTVSKTDVRHPSDNRMELSSSRIYSTTQPPTPAPHIPPLNEEAEVTGDDDEGKRKATASVSETSESRRKKAGKKLYSFSRWTYSGTPVDVPMFLYRTDSDSSSRDLLDSEIVLAQSDSATAHGREDIAETGEKQIRSSCSPTPLQKTAVDESRRLDGPLEAEEQTDEDGQKVASISGLSDTASSTKDSEHHQTSELTAPDSQCPRVESATKTSEKTGEEKSKGHLKEGSVSPLLETASSPLDSEHYIPSKSTEKIGEQTGEGGLQAAPVQVLLDTVSSPLDSDHYMHSKMIGTASEPTLRDTKMSLPDTGFISDGHLPKEMDDSGEIVMRKESILDMLDTVGSPMDSGQPCQPTDTTSFLEASESGSNDSVKVKETEDIPETASEAGSHDVSSRQTTTEPQDTGFQTDSQYAEAPVETVSEDDTRNSVSPNLPDDEKQDCNRSAVTSSRTNHLARVETWSRSPSLVPQKVKTTGSLELQKSPAKKYKKLKRRSSRRDNLNKRCEELLLPINKWKTLLDGILPANEESTPTLWSSGSRRSRRTNNPNTKHRKRSASQNAASSLSTKTTLDTSDKQPRPPFHLDDTTEASSGPSPPKGMVGAQKKRTSLRTYNPSSGKLPKVTESNSAPREDRFPHGDESGAHVSRSRLTKALDASTNRSLPLDPCPSSSHQFKTDNITIPQVKKNPSHMSKSRNDARSDSTSSNILTTVTSLPCPPGQQPKDPHLQSLTSSCPSSAHKLQKTAHKQPVREMTAVSQSNSEKKGTGLPYCSKRMSTADIEAWLLEEQNKQEWKGRRVQKETHPTREKLRRPASSSDGPRLQTCAPAARIDDGTSRCKVSSQQQQQRQQHQQEQHLQQKTTPLAKELAPRNTDQYGRPLNLTFARQLGIGASTFKPHPPPPRKFYSPPVEILEDGVHHKPTSKVRLLGVVRGKRRQTGLCPMVRTKVASHLTVAAAS, from the exons ATGAAGAAGGAGGATCTGCTGGTGGCTCGCGCTTTATACGACGTCCTACAGGACATGCTTCGTGAGGAAGAATGCTCGCCGGAGACCTCTGCCAAAGCCGACTTGGAGTCGCAAGAGATGATGCGGCGGCGGAAATTTATCCTCGGAGTTCTGAAAAAATTCTTACCCAATGCCGTTCCTTCCAAATATCTCACCTCGTCTCTCTCCGCCATAGAGGTCGCGGAAAAACTGGAGGGCGATAAAACAGTCGGCACACTCGAGGAGGTCATGAAAGTCATGCACGAGATCGTCACCTCCGTGAAGCAGAGCCAGGAAGAGGAGCAGCCGATGTCGACTCCCCAGCCTTACCCTGCCCCCGGGGACGCCCCCAGCCTAGCGGATGTCGTCGTACAGACCACACAGCAGACGGCCCTCTACGTCCGTGAAGGCCAAGTGCAGGACCACGACCTCCGGCGTCTCAGCGCGGCCTTTGACCTCGATGTCAGCGAGGAGGAGCCCACGGAGGTCGTGCAGACTAAGGCGCTGGAGTGTCTGGAGCAGTTGGTCGTCGACGTTCGACAAGGCAAGATTCCGCGCAACAAGCTGCAGCAAGCCGCCCAGCATCTGAACAAGGAGGCAGTAACCAGATCTCATTCCCAGGCCACCTCGCTCAGTATTTCCACGCAGGAACTACTCAAACAG GCGGTAACCGGTCTGATGGAGGAGCTTACAGACAGATCGCAATTACAGGACAATGAGGAGGGAGATAAGGAAACGGTCGTAAAAAGCCGAAAGGAATCGCTGGACGAACGGACCGTTAGCAAGACTGACGTGCGTCACCCCTCCGACAACCGGATGGAGCTGTCCTCCTCCCGCATCTACTCGACAACACAACCCCCTACCCCAGCCCCTCATATCCCCCCGCTGAATGAGGAAGCGGAAGTCACTGGGGATGACGATGAGGGGAAAAGAAAGG CGACTGCCTCTGTCAGTGAAACGTCAGAgtccagaagaaaaaaagctggtAAAAAACTCTATTCCTTCTCTCGCTGGACTTACAGTGGTACTCCCGTGGACGTTCCGATGTTCTTATATCGCACAG ATTCCGACAGCAGCTCGAGGGATTTGCTTGACAGTGAAATCGTCCTCGCACAGTCAGACTCGGCAACAGCCCACGGGAGAGAGGACATCGCGGAGACAGGCGAGAAACAAATCAGAAGCAGTTGCAGTCCAACTCCCCTTCAGAAGACTGCTGTAGACGAGAGTCGGAGGCTCGATGGGCCTCTGGAGGCAGAGGAACAAACTGATGAAGATGGTCAAAAGGTAGCTTCCATCTCTGGCTTATCGGATACTGCCAGTTCTACGAAGGACAGTGAGCACCACCAAACATCAGAACTGACAGCCCCAG ACTCCCAGTGCCCGAGAGTTGAAAGTGCCACGAAGACAAGTGAAAAGACAGGTGAAGAGAAAAGTAAAGGTCATCTGAAAGAAGGTTCAGTCTCTCCCTTATTGGAAACTGCCAGTTCTCCTTTGGACAGTGAACACTACATACCTTCAAAATCGACAG AGAAGATAGGTGAACAAACAGGTGAAGGTGGTCTGCAAGCAGCTCCAGTCCAAGTCTTGTTGGACACTGTCAGTTCTCCGTTGGACAGTGATCACTACATGCATTCAAAAATGATAGGAACAG CATCCGAGCCCACATTGCGCGATACCAAAATGTCCCTGCCAGACACAGGATTCATATCGGATGGCCATTTGCCCAAAGAAATGGACGATTCAGGAGAAATTGTAATGCGAAAAGAGTCAATCCTTGACATGTTGGACACTGTCGGTTCTCCTATGGACAGTGGGCAGCCCTGTCAACCGACAGACACAA CTTCATTTCTTGAAGCATCAGAGTCCGGCTCGAATGATTCAGTCAAAGTCAAAGAGACCGAGGACATCCCGGAGACAG CATCGGAGGCTGGTTCGCACGATGTCAGCTCGAGACAAACTACCACTGAACCACAAGACACGGGGTTCCAGACAGACAGCCAATATGCCGAGGCCCCCGTGGAGACAG TATCTGAAGACGATACTCGTAACAGCGTCTCCCCCAACCTTCCCGATGACGAGAAGCAGGACTGTAACCGCAGCGCCGTGACGTCCTCGCGCACCAACCACTTGGCGCGTGTGGAGACCTGGTCCAGGTCTCCTTCTCTTGTGCCACAAAAGGTCAAGACCACAGGCTCGCTCGAACTCCAGAAAAGCCCAGCAAA gaAGTACAAGAAGTTAAAGAGAAGATCCTCAAGAAGAGACAACCTAAATAAGCGATGTGAAGAGCTCTTGTTGCCCATCAACAAGTGGAAGACGCTGCTTGACGGCATCCTCCCGGCCAATGAGGAGAGTACCCCCACTCTCTGGTCTTCGGGTTCTCGCCGGAGTCGAAGGACCAATAATCCAAATACGAAACATCGAAAACGCTCTGCTTCCCAG AATGCGGCGTCTTCATTGTCGACCAAGACCACTCTCGATACCTCTGACAAACAGCCACGTCCCCCCTTCCATCTGGACGATACTACGGAGGCTTCGAGTGGTCCTTCTCCGCCGAAGGGCATGGTGGGGGCTCAAAAGAAGAGGACGTCCCTCAGGACCTACAACCCATCCTCAGGCAAACTGCCCAAAGTCACAGAAAGCAATTCCGCGCCACGTGAGGATCGCTTCCCACATGGGGATGAGAGCGGTGCGCATGTAAGTCGCTCTCGGTTGACCAAGGCACTTGATGCCTCCACCAACAGAAGCTTGCCTCTCGACCCTTGCCCTAGCTCGTCCCATCAGTTTAAAACGGATAACATTACGATACCTCAGGTCAAAAAGAACCCCAGTCACATGTCCAAGTCCAGAAATGACGCTCGCAGCGATTCGACATCCTCTAATATCTTGACGACCGTCACTTCTTTGCCCTGTCCGCCTGGGCAGCAGCCCAAGGACCCTCACCTTCAAAGTCTCACATCGTCGTGCCCATCGTCTGCCCATAAACTGCAGAAGACCGCCCACAAACAGCCGGTCCGTGAAATGACTGCCGTGTCGCAATCCAATTCTGAAAAGAAGGGAACCGGACTACCTTACTGTTCCAAGAGGATGAGCACAGCGGACATTGAGGCCTGGTTGCTggaagaacaaaataaacaagaatggAAGGGGAGGAGGGTGCAAAAGGAGACCCACCCAACTCGCGAGAAGCTTCGACGACCTGCCTCTTCCAGCGATGGGCCGCGGCTTCAGACCTGTGCCCCAGCAGCGCGCATAGACGATGGAACCTCTCGCTGCAAGgtcagcagccaacagcagcaacaacgacaacaacatcaGCAAGAACAACACCTTCAGCAGAAGACCACCCCTCTGGCCAAAGAACTAGCTCCGCGAAACACTGATCAGTATGGCCGTCCTCTTAACTTGACCTTCGCTCGCCAACTGGGTATCGGCGCGTCCACCTTCAAACCGCATCCACCACCCCCTCGAAAGTTTTACTCACCTCCAGTTGAGATTCTGGAAGACGGTGTTCACCATAAGCCAACCTCGAAGGTACGGCTTTTGGGCGTGGTCCGGGGCAAGCGCCGGCAGACTGGGTTGTGCCCCATGGTGAGGACAAAGGTCGCGAGTCACCTTACAGTGGCAGCAGCTTCCTAA
- the LOC112559855 gene encoding uncharacterized protein LOC112559855 isoform X3, with protein sequence MKKEDLLVARALYDVLQDMLREEECSPETSAKADLESQEMMRRRKFILGVLKKFLPNAVPSKYLTSSLSAIEVAEKLEGDKTVGTLEEVMKVMHEIVTSVKQSQEEEQPMSTPQPYPAPGDAPSLADVVVQTTQQTALYVREGQVQDHDLRRLSAAFDLDVSEEEPTEVVQTKALECLEQLVVDVRQGKIPRNKLQQAAQHLNKEAVTRSHSQATSLSISTQELLKQAVTGLMEELTDRSQLQDNEEGDKETVVKSRKESLDERTVSKTDVRHPSDNRMELSSSRIYSTTQPPTPAPHIPPLNEEAEVTGDDDEGKRKATASVSETSESRRKKAGKKLYSFSRWTYSGTPVDVPMFLYRTDSDSSSRDLLDSEIVLAQSDSATAHGREDIAETDSQCPRVESATKTSEKTGEEKSKGHLKEGSVSPLLETASSPLDSEHYIPSKSTEKIGEQTGEGGLQAAPVQVLLDTVSSPLDSDHYMHSKMIGTASEPTLRDTKMSLPDTGFISDGHLPKEMDDSGEIVMRKESILDMLDTVGSPMDSGQPCQPTDTTSFLEASESGSNDSVKVKETEDIPETASEAGSHDVSSRQTTTEPQDTGFQTDSQYAEAPVETVSEDDTRNSVSPNLPDDEKQDCNRSAVTSSRTNHLARVETWSRSPSLVPQKVKTTGSLELQKSPAKKYKKLKRRSSRRDNLNKRCEELLLPINKWKTLLDGILPANEESTPTLWSSGSRRSRRTNNPNTKHRKRSASQNAASSLSTKTTLDTSDKQPRPPFHLDDTTEASSGPSPPKGMVGAQKKRTSLRTYNPSSGKLPKVTESNSAPREDRFPHGDESGAHVSRSRLTKALDASTNRSLPLDPCPSSSHQFKTDNITIPQVKKNPSHMSKSRNDARSDSTSSNILTTVTSLPCPPGQQPKDPHLQSLTSSCPSSAHKLQKTAHKQPVREMTAVSQSNSEKKGTGLPYCSKRMSTADIEAWLLEEQNKQEWKGRRVQKETHPTREKLRRPASSSDGPRLQTCAPAARIDDGTSRCKVSSQQQQQRQQHQQEQHLQQKTTPLAKELAPRNTDQYGRPLNLTFARQLGIGASTFKPHPPPPRKFYSPPVEILEDGVHHKPTSKVRLLGVVRGKRRQTGLCPMVRTKVASHLTVAAAS encoded by the exons ATGAAGAAGGAGGATCTGCTGGTGGCTCGCGCTTTATACGACGTCCTACAGGACATGCTTCGTGAGGAAGAATGCTCGCCGGAGACCTCTGCCAAAGCCGACTTGGAGTCGCAAGAGATGATGCGGCGGCGGAAATTTATCCTCGGAGTTCTGAAAAAATTCTTACCCAATGCCGTTCCTTCCAAATATCTCACCTCGTCTCTCTCCGCCATAGAGGTCGCGGAAAAACTGGAGGGCGATAAAACAGTCGGCACACTCGAGGAGGTCATGAAAGTCATGCACGAGATCGTCACCTCCGTGAAGCAGAGCCAGGAAGAGGAGCAGCCGATGTCGACTCCCCAGCCTTACCCTGCCCCCGGGGACGCCCCCAGCCTAGCGGATGTCGTCGTACAGACCACACAGCAGACGGCCCTCTACGTCCGTGAAGGCCAAGTGCAGGACCACGACCTCCGGCGTCTCAGCGCGGCCTTTGACCTCGATGTCAGCGAGGAGGAGCCCACGGAGGTCGTGCAGACTAAGGCGCTGGAGTGTCTGGAGCAGTTGGTCGTCGACGTTCGACAAGGCAAGATTCCGCGCAACAAGCTGCAGCAAGCCGCCCAGCATCTGAACAAGGAGGCAGTAACCAGATCTCATTCCCAGGCCACCTCGCTCAGTATTTCCACGCAGGAACTACTCAAACAG GCGGTAACCGGTCTGATGGAGGAGCTTACAGACAGATCGCAATTACAGGACAATGAGGAGGGAGATAAGGAAACGGTCGTAAAAAGCCGAAAGGAATCGCTGGACGAACGGACCGTTAGCAAGACTGACGTGCGTCACCCCTCCGACAACCGGATGGAGCTGTCCTCCTCCCGCATCTACTCGACAACACAACCCCCTACCCCAGCCCCTCATATCCCCCCGCTGAATGAGGAAGCGGAAGTCACTGGGGATGACGATGAGGGGAAAAGAAAGG CGACTGCCTCTGTCAGTGAAACGTCAGAgtccagaagaaaaaaagctggtAAAAAACTCTATTCCTTCTCTCGCTGGACTTACAGTGGTACTCCCGTGGACGTTCCGATGTTCTTATATCGCACAG ATTCCGACAGCAGCTCGAGGGATTTGCTTGACAGTGAAATCGTCCTCGCACAGTCAGACTCGGCAACAGCCCACGGGAGAGAGGACATCGCGGAGACAG ACTCCCAGTGCCCGAGAGTTGAAAGTGCCACGAAGACAAGTGAAAAGACAGGTGAAGAGAAAAGTAAAGGTCATCTGAAAGAAGGTTCAGTCTCTCCCTTATTGGAAACTGCCAGTTCTCCTTTGGACAGTGAACACTACATACCTTCAAAATCGACAG AGAAGATAGGTGAACAAACAGGTGAAGGTGGTCTGCAAGCAGCTCCAGTCCAAGTCTTGTTGGACACTGTCAGTTCTCCGTTGGACAGTGATCACTACATGCATTCAAAAATGATAGGAACAG CATCCGAGCCCACATTGCGCGATACCAAAATGTCCCTGCCAGACACAGGATTCATATCGGATGGCCATTTGCCCAAAGAAATGGACGATTCAGGAGAAATTGTAATGCGAAAAGAGTCAATCCTTGACATGTTGGACACTGTCGGTTCTCCTATGGACAGTGGGCAGCCCTGTCAACCGACAGACACAA CTTCATTTCTTGAAGCATCAGAGTCCGGCTCGAATGATTCAGTCAAAGTCAAAGAGACCGAGGACATCCCGGAGACAG CATCGGAGGCTGGTTCGCACGATGTCAGCTCGAGACAAACTACCACTGAACCACAAGACACGGGGTTCCAGACAGACAGCCAATATGCCGAGGCCCCCGTGGAGACAG TATCTGAAGACGATACTCGTAACAGCGTCTCCCCCAACCTTCCCGATGACGAGAAGCAGGACTGTAACCGCAGCGCCGTGACGTCCTCGCGCACCAACCACTTGGCGCGTGTGGAGACCTGGTCCAGGTCTCCTTCTCTTGTGCCACAAAAGGTCAAGACCACAGGCTCGCTCGAACTCCAGAAAAGCCCAGCAAA gaAGTACAAGAAGTTAAAGAGAAGATCCTCAAGAAGAGACAACCTAAATAAGCGATGTGAAGAGCTCTTGTTGCCCATCAACAAGTGGAAGACGCTGCTTGACGGCATCCTCCCGGCCAATGAGGAGAGTACCCCCACTCTCTGGTCTTCGGGTTCTCGCCGGAGTCGAAGGACCAATAATCCAAATACGAAACATCGAAAACGCTCTGCTTCCCAG AATGCGGCGTCTTCATTGTCGACCAAGACCACTCTCGATACCTCTGACAAACAGCCACGTCCCCCCTTCCATCTGGACGATACTACGGAGGCTTCGAGTGGTCCTTCTCCGCCGAAGGGCATGGTGGGGGCTCAAAAGAAGAGGACGTCCCTCAGGACCTACAACCCATCCTCAGGCAAACTGCCCAAAGTCACAGAAAGCAATTCCGCGCCACGTGAGGATCGCTTCCCACATGGGGATGAGAGCGGTGCGCATGTAAGTCGCTCTCGGTTGACCAAGGCACTTGATGCCTCCACCAACAGAAGCTTGCCTCTCGACCCTTGCCCTAGCTCGTCCCATCAGTTTAAAACGGATAACATTACGATACCTCAGGTCAAAAAGAACCCCAGTCACATGTCCAAGTCCAGAAATGACGCTCGCAGCGATTCGACATCCTCTAATATCTTGACGACCGTCACTTCTTTGCCCTGTCCGCCTGGGCAGCAGCCCAAGGACCCTCACCTTCAAAGTCTCACATCGTCGTGCCCATCGTCTGCCCATAAACTGCAGAAGACCGCCCACAAACAGCCGGTCCGTGAAATGACTGCCGTGTCGCAATCCAATTCTGAAAAGAAGGGAACCGGACTACCTTACTGTTCCAAGAGGATGAGCACAGCGGACATTGAGGCCTGGTTGCTggaagaacaaaataaacaagaatggAAGGGGAGGAGGGTGCAAAAGGAGACCCACCCAACTCGCGAGAAGCTTCGACGACCTGCCTCTTCCAGCGATGGGCCGCGGCTTCAGACCTGTGCCCCAGCAGCGCGCATAGACGATGGAACCTCTCGCTGCAAGgtcagcagccaacagcagcaacaacgacaacaacatcaGCAAGAACAACACCTTCAGCAGAAGACCACCCCTCTGGCCAAAGAACTAGCTCCGCGAAACACTGATCAGTATGGCCGTCCTCTTAACTTGACCTTCGCTCGCCAACTGGGTATCGGCGCGTCCACCTTCAAACCGCATCCACCACCCCCTCGAAAGTTTTACTCACCTCCAGTTGAGATTCTGGAAGACGGTGTTCACCATAAGCCAACCTCGAAGGTACGGCTTTTGGGCGTGGTCCGGGGCAAGCGCCGGCAGACTGGGTTGTGCCCCATGGTGAGGACAAAGGTCGCGAGTCACCTTACAGTGGCAGCAGCTTCCTAA